The Solirubrobacter pauli sequence CGGGGATCACGTCGTTCCAGCTGGCGGACTCGGCGAAGGCGCCGTGGATGAGCACGATCGTGGCGGGCATGGAGAACTCGACCTCCTGGGGTGGTGGACACCTGCGGTATGCGGAATGCAATATATTGCATGACAATGTGAGATCGTCAAGTTGGTCGATGTCCACGTGCCAAGCTCGTCGCATGCCGATTCCCTCCGACGACTCGCCGGTGATCGAGCGCAAGCTGCTCCGCGACGACGTCTACGGGCGGCTGCGCAACGCGATCGTCGACGGCACGCTCGCCCCGGGCGAGCAGCTGCGCGACGCCGATCTCGCCGCGTGGCTGGGCGTGAGCCGCACCCCGGTGCGCGAGGCGCTGCTGCGGCTGTCGGAGGCCGGGCTCGTCGTCGTCCAGCCCGGCCGCTCGACCGCGGTCAGCTCGGTGGACCGGCGTGCGGTGCGGGACGCGCGCGACGTCGTGGCCGCGATGCACGAGGTGGCGGTGCGCGAGGCGGTGGGCGGCCTCACGGACACGCATCTCGACGCGATGCGCGACGCCAACCGGCGGTTCGCCCAGGCCGTCGCCGACGGCGATCTCGAGGCCGCGTTGCGCGCCGACGACGACCTGCACGGCGTGCCCGTCAGGGTCGCCGCGAACCGCGCGCTGATCGCGGTGCTGGACCAGTTCACGCCGGTGCTGCGCCGCGCCGAGCGCCTGCGGTTCTCGACGCGCAGCGGGCAGGCGTCGATCGAGCGCCACGACGAGCTGATCCGCCTGTGCGCGGCCGGCGACGCCGCCGGGGCGGCCGCGGTGGCCTTCGACACGTTCCACAGCCTCGCCGTCGACGAGGGCTGAGCGGCTTCAGGCCCGGCCGGCGAGCACGTCGGCGAGCGCGAACGAGACCGGACGGTCCAGCTGCGCGTAGCCGCACGTGCGCGGGTCGCGGTCCGGCCGCCAGCGCACGAACTGCGGCGGGTGCCGGAAGCGCGCGCCCTCCAGGTAGTCGTAGCGGACCTCGACCACCCGTTCCGGGCGCAGCGGCGTGAACGTCAGGTCCTTCTTCGGGTTCCAGCGGCTCCCGCCCTCGGGACCCTGCGTCAGCTCCGCCGCCCAGTGCCAGGGGTGCTCGGAGAAGTCGACCACGAGCGGCTGCAGCTCGGCGTAGAGCTCCCGGCGGCGGGCCATCGGGAACGCGCCGATCACGCCGACCGAGGCCAGCCGGCCGGTCTCGCCCTGCCACTGCGAAGCCGGCGCCGCCTCGTCGACGTAGAGCCCGAGCAGCAGGGACCCGATCGCCTCGGGATCGGCCTTGTGCGTGCGGTACCCGGCGAGCACGCAGTCCGCGGTGCGCACGTGCTTGATCTTCGTCATCACGCGCTTGTCCGGCTGGTAGGTGAGGTCGGGCCGCTTCGCGATCAGCCCGTCGAGCCCGGCGCCCTCGAAGCGCTCGAACCAGGCGGCGGCGGTCGCCTCGTCGCGCGTGATCGGGGTGACGTGCACGGGCGGCTCGGCGTCGCGCAGCGCCTCCTCGAGCAGCGCGCGCCGCCGCTCGAACGGCAGCCCGGTCAGGTCGTCGTCACCGAGCGCGAGCAGGTCGAACGCGACGAAGCTCGCGGGCGTCTCGGCGGCCAGCCGCGTCACCCGGCTCGCGGCCGGGTGGATGCGCTGCTGCAGCGCCCAGAAGTCCAAGCCGCCGTCGCCGGCGATCACGATCTCGCCGTCGATCACGGCCCGCGCCGGGAAGCTCGCCCGCACCGCCTCCACGACCTCCGGGAAGTACCGCGTCATCGGCCGCTCCTTGCGGCTGCCGATCTCCACCTCGTCACCGTCGCGGAAGACGATCGAGCGGAACCCGTCCCACTTGGGCTCGTAGAACTGCCCGGCGGGGATGCTCGCCGCCGGCTTGGCGAGCATCGGCGCGACGGGTGGTGTCAGCGGGAGGTCGATGCCTCGCGCCCTCAGTGCTCGATCGCGTCTTGGATGCGCGCGGTGAGCTGGTCGGGCGTCTCGCCCGGGCGCGGCTGCAGCGGGCGCGCGAAGGTGACCTTCGTCTTGCCGCGCCGGTTCAGCCCGCGGCCCTTGGGCATGACGAGCGCGGTGCCCTCGATGTGGATCGGGATGATCGGGACGCCGGCGGTGAGCGCGAGCTCGGCGACACCCGCGCGGTAGCCCTCGGGGCCTGCGCCGCGGGTGCCCTGCGGGAACAGCATCACGTTCCGGCCGCTGCGCAGGTGCGCCGCCGCGGCGGCGAGGCCGCGCCGCTGGCCGCCGCCGCGGTCGAACGGGAACGTGTTGATCCAGAAGCCGGACGCGAGCGCGTACCCGCGCTTGCGGTAGAAGCGGTCGGAGGCGGCGCCGACCACGGTGCGGCTGCGCCAGGCGTGCGGCAGCGCGAGCAGCACGAGCGGCGTGTCGATGTCGCTCTCGTGATTGGGAGCGAGGATCGCCGGCTGCGGCGCGTGGACGAGGTCCTCGGCGCCGATGATCGTCGGCATCGCGACGGCGCGCGTGGCGGGGAACAGCAGCGCCTGCTGCGCGAGCTCGCGGATCAGCGCCGGGCGGGGCTCACGCAGCCACGCCTGGTCCTCGACGCCGCGCTCGCCCCACGGGTCCTTGCCCGCCCGCAGCGTGCTCCACTTCGACGGCGCGCTCGGCGCGCGGCTGCCGGCCTTGTTCGAGCCGGCGAGCTTCTCCAGTCGGCGCCCACCGGACGCGAACTTCACGCTTCAACCTGCGCGTAGAACAGCGGCGGGCAGTGGAAGTGGGTCAGCGACGGATCGCGGCCCACGACCTGCTCGGCCATCTCGAGCGCGTCGCGCATCGTGTCGGCGCGGCGGAAGCCGAGCCGGCGGCAGGCCTCGGCGTCGCCGCCGACGAAGATCACGTCGCCGAGGTGCTGGAGGCCGTGCGCGCCCCAGTACCACATGTAGAACGGGTGCACGCCGTGGTACGCGTGGCTCGTCCGGTACAGGTGGCGGTACCACTCGTCCTCGGCGTAGCTCTTCTCGAAGCGGCGCTCGATCTCGATCGGGTCGGTCGTCGTCGCCAGCACCTCCTCGTAGAAGTCGACGTACGAGGGGTGGTGGACGGGGTGGAACTCGCGCGTGACCGGGTGCGTGAAGATCATCACGCCGCCCTCGCGCACGAGCGGGACGCCCTGGTAGAGGTTGAAGAAGTACCCGAGCCCCATGCACATCACGAGGATCGGGTTCAGGATCGAGTCGACGTTGTACGGGCCCACGTACGGCAGGCCGGCGGTGACGATGTCCGCCTGGCCGCGCACCGCGACCGCCTGCTGGGCCGCGACGTGCTCCAGCGTCACCTCGTGCACGGGGCCGACCGCGCCCGCCTGCACGCCCGTGATCGCGTACGGCGCCGTGGACTTGTGGAACAGCGCCCGGCGCAGCTTGGGGTTCATCCGGTCCGTCGTGCGCTTGAGGCCCGCGAACGTCGTCTGCTCGCGCGCCGTCCAGCGGGCTTCCGGCTTGGCCAGGAAGCCCAACGGCCCGTCGAACATGTCGTTGTTGAGCGACGTCTCGATGTGGAAGATCGGCACCGCCGCCTCGACGATGTCGCCCTGGCGCGCCGTCGAGTGGTGCATCTCCGACTTCGCCGGGTCCATGAAGGACTTCGAGTGGCGCATCGTGTGCACGTTGTGGTGCGCCTTGACGCTGTTGTACGTGCCCAGGCCGACCGCGACCGACTTGTGGCCACCGTCCATCGAGACGATGTTGATGTTCACGTAGACCAGCAGGTCCGACTCGGCCGCGCGCTTGGACAGCTCGACCATCTCGCCGTGGCGCGTCTCGCCCAGCGAGACGATCCCGTCGGGATCCTCGGCGTCGTGGTTGTAGAGCCGGTCGGGATAGAACTCGTCGAACACGCGCGCGCCGACGGCCCGCTTGAGCTCGGCCGCGGTCATCCGCCGGTGCAGCGCGAGCGCCGCGATCATGTGGATGTCCTCGACGCCCGCCCGGTAGGCGCGCTCGAGCACGTGCTCGATGATCCGCCCGCGGATGTCCGGCGTCTTCATCGGCGGCAGCGGCAGCGAGATGTCGTCGAACGCGATCGTGAGCTTCATGCCCGGGCGCAGCAGCGCGTCGAGCGGGTCCATGCCCAGGGGCGAGTCCAGCGCCGCGCAGATCGCGGCGTCGACGTCGATCAGGCCCTTCAGCGGCGGCGGCGGGTAGACGATGCGCGAGCCCACCGGCAGGCGCTCGAGCCGGAACTGCTCGCCGGAGTGGAACAGCGTCGGCGGCGAGTGCTCGTGCACCTCGACGACGCACGCCTCGCGCTCGGCGGCGGGATGGCGGCGCTTGGTGCGCTCGATCATGCGGGTCGGGGCAATGCTCATGCGGCGATCTCGAAGACGGTCTTGACGCGCCCGGCGCGTGCGGATTTGGGCGCGGTCTCCAGAGCCTTCTGGAAGCTGCGCAACGGCCAACCGCGGTCGATCAACCGACCCGGCTTCAACGTACGAGCGAAGTTCAACGCGGCGGGGAAGTCATGCTCGTAGCCGTAGGCGCCGCGCAGCTCGAGCTCGCGCAGCCACGCGGCGGCCAGGTCGACCTTCAGCTCACCCGGCATGCCGACGAGCACCACACGCCCACGCGGCCGCGTGATCGTGATCGCCTGCTCGATGCTCGTCCCCGTCCCCACGCAATCAAGTACACGGTCGAAGCCGCCAAGCAACAGCTCGCGGTTCAGATGACCGACCAATCTGCGGGAATGCGTGATCCGGGCGGCGTCGATGTAGAGGTTCTCGGGCGTGAGGACGTCGTCGGCGCCGAAGCGGCGCGCCGCGGTCTGCTGGCCCGCATGCTTGGCGACGACGATGATCGTCGCGCTCGGCGCCGCCTCGCGGACGGCGGCCAGCGTCAGCAGCCCGATCGTGCCCGCGCCGATGATGCAGATCGTCTCGCCCGGCTGGACGTCCGCCTGGCGCGCGGCGTGCAGCGCGCACGCGAGCGGCTCCACGAGCACGGCGTCCTCGTCGGACAGGTCGTCCGGCACCGTGTGCAGCTGGGACTCGTGCGCGACCAGGCCCTCGCTCCAGCCGCCGCCGGTCTCGCGGCAGAAGCCGGTCTGCAGGCCGGCGGACAGGTTCCCGTCGATCACGTTGCGGCACAGCGCCGGCAGCCCCTGCGCGCACTCGGTGCAGGGCGGCGTGACGCCGCGCACCGTGCAGCCGAGCGCGGGCTGGACGACGACGCGCTCGCCGCGTCGCGGACCCGCGCCGATCTCGCCCACGATCTCGTGGCCGGGGACGAACGGCGTGCTGGTGAGCGTGGCGAGGTGCAGCGACGCCTTGCCCGTGACGAGCGCGAGGTCCGAGCCGCAGATGCCGGTCAGCTTCGGGCGCACGGGCACCCAGCCGGGGCCGGGCACGCGCGGCGGGCGCACCTCGCTGAGCGCGAGCGAGCCCGAGCCGGGCAGCTTCGCGCGCTGGGCCACGTACCTGGCGACCGAGGGCGTGTAGGTGACGGCCTGCATGCCGCTAGATCGCCGCCTTCTCCGTGCCCCACGTCTCGATCGGCCAGCGACGGCGGCGCGCCTCGCGGGAGAGCCGGAAGTCCGGGTTGATCGCGTGCGGGTGGCCGACGAGCTCGAGCAGCGGGAGGTCCGCCAGTGAGTCCCCGTAGGCGTGGCAGTCCGACAGCTCGACGCCGTGGTCGGCGGCGAGGCGGGCGGCGAGCGACGCGCGGCCGTCGGCGGTCAGCGGCGGCTCCTCCAGCTCACCCGTGAAGCGCCCGACGCGCTCGACGAGCTTCGCGGCGTGGACCTCGTCGGCGAGGTGCTTGAGCGGGTCGACCAGGAAGTCCAGCGCGCTCGTGATCAGGATCACGCGGTCGCCACGGCGCTTGTGCTCGCGGATGCGGCGCACGGCCTCGTTCTGGATCCGCGGCTGGATGAAGTCCGGCAGCGCGTCCTCGGCCTGGCGCTTGAGCTCGCGCGCCGGGAGGTCCTTGTAGAGCTTGTAGAAGTTGCGGTTGAAGGCCGTGCGGCTGCGGCGGTCCTCGATGATCCAGCTCGGGACCTTGGTCGCCACGCCGGCCGTCCACACGAGCTTGTCCAGCTCGGGCATGTCGCGCGTGCGCAGCCAGGCGTAGAAGTGCGCGACGGTCGAGTCGAGCACGACGCCCTCGACGTCGAAGAGCGCGAGGGCGGGCGGGCCCTCGGGCGCGGGACGACGACCGGCCGAGCGGGTCTTCTTCGGCCCGGGAGGCGCCGGCACGGCGATCTTGCGCAGCGCCGGCAGGTGGACCTCGCCGAGGTAGTGGTCCCAGTCGATCTCGTCGACGTCGAAGCCGAAGCGCTCCTGGTCGTCCGGGTGCAGCGACTCCAGCAGCGCGCGGGCGTTGCGGTCGTCGAACACGCAGTCCAGCTCGCCGTAGGGCTTGTAGATCTCGTTCAGCCGCTTCAGCCGGTCGAGCTTGCGCTGGTTCTTGTGGAGCTTGAGCTCGACGTCGTTGCTGCGCGGGATCGGCAGCTTGTCGACGAGCGTGCGACCGCGCTCGAGCACCTTGGTGGCGCGGTCGAGCGTCGTCAGGATCTCGCGGCCGGAGGAGAACTTCCAGTCGGGCACGCTGACAGGCAGGCCGTCCTCGTCCGGGATCGGGAAGTCGCGGAAGTAGCGCGTCGTCATCTCGGCGAGGTCGCCGATCGTGAACGGGTTGCGCATGCCCGTGCTGACGTTGAACACCCGCGGCGTCTCCGGCGGGTGCGCCGCGGCGGCGAGGCACGCGTTCGCGACGAAGTCGACGGGGATGATGTCGATCCGGATGCTCCGGTTGGCGCCGAAGCGGCCGGGGATGATGCCGGCGCCGTAGCCGAGCATGATCGGGTCGGCGACCTTCAGCGACTCCATCCAGCCGGGGTACGGCGTGTGCAGCGCCGACTCGACGATCGCCGGGCGCACGATCGTCAGGTTGCGCGGGTTGGCCGTGATCAGCGTGCGCTCGCCGAGCGCCTTCGAGAGGCCGTAGGTGTCGCTCCAGCCGAGCGCGCGGGCGCGCTCGCGACCGCGCTCGGTCAGCTGGTCGCGGACCCACTCGTAGCGCAGGATCTCGGCGCGCGTGCCGACCGCCGGGCCGCCGGCGGGGCCGATCGCGCGGTGCGCCTCGGCGACGAAGCGGTGCTGGTGGACCGGGAGGCGCGACTCGGCCTCGATGTCCCGGCGCCACGCCTTGGCGGCGTCCAGCTCGGCGTTGAGGTCCAGCCACGGCTCGGTCGGCGCGGTGCCGGACGGCTTCTCGAGCACGAGCCCGGTGCGCATCCCGGCCGCGTAGGCGGTGGAGACGTGGATGAAGTACGGATCGCTGCCGGCGGCGCGCACGGACTCGAGCAGGCGCGCCGGGCCCTTGGAGTTGAGCTCCAGCGCCTCGTCGAGCGGCTGCTCGAACGAGACCGAGGCCGCGCAGTGGATGACGACGTCGATCCCCGCGCCGACGTCCAGGCCCTCGCGGCCGAGGTCGCCGCTGATGGCCTTGACCCGCGAGCCGTCGAGGCCCTCGCACGGGCCGCTGGTCAGGATCTCCTCGGAGAGGCGCTTGGCCGCGTCACCGCGCAGGAGCAGGGTGACGTCGGTCTCCGGCAGCTCACGCAGGATCTGGCCGAGCACGGCCTTGCCGAGGAAGCCGGAGGCTCCCGTGAGCAGAATCGTCTGGCCGGCCAGCCGCTGGCGGATGGTCGCGGGGAATACGTCTTCGTCAGGCAGAGCGAGCACCGTACCAAGGCTCTCTACTAACGTGTCAGTAGATGCCCTCTCAGGCCCGCATCTTGGAGGCGGCTCGCGGCGAGTTCGCGCTCCACGGCTACGCCGCGCGGCTGCAGGACATCGCCGAGCGGGCGGGCCTGACGCACCCCACGCTGCTCTACCACTTCAAGTCCAAGGAACGGCTCTACGCCGCGGTGATCGAGCAGGCGATGCTCGACTGGGCGGACATGACGTCGCAGGTCGTCGCGGTCGCGCCGGTCGGGTTCGACCGCGTCGCGGCGCTCGTCCGGGCGGGCATGGAGTTCTTCGCCACGCACGCCGACTTCGTCGTCATCTGGCGCCGGGAGGCGATCGAGGGTGGCGGCCGGCTCGAGGGCGCGATGGCCGAGCACATGCGCCCGTTCCTGGACCGCGCGATCGCGTTCCTGGAGCGCGAGATGGCCGCCGGCCGGCTGCGCGAGCACGACCCCAGCGAGCTGATGCAGATCGTCTACGGGGCGGTCTCCACCTACTTCTCCGACGCGGGCTTCCGGGCCCGGCTCTTCGGCGGCGACCCGACATCGGCCGAGGCGCGCGAGCGGTTCGGCGACGCGCTCACCGCGATGTTGCGGGACGCGCTGGCTCCACGTTGAGCCGGCCGCTCTTGAACGGCTTGATGTCGA is a genomic window containing:
- a CDS encoding GntR family transcriptional regulator — protein: MPIPSDDSPVIERKLLRDDVYGRLRNAIVDGTLAPGEQLRDADLAAWLGVSRTPVREALLRLSEAGLVVVQPGRSTAVSSVDRRAVRDARDVVAAMHEVAVREAVGGLTDTHLDAMRDANRRFAQAVADGDLEAALRADDDLHGVPVRVAANRALIAVLDQFTPVLRRAERLRFSTRSGQASIERHDELIRLCAAGDAAGAAAVAFDTFHSLAVDEG
- a CDS encoding ATP-dependent DNA ligase, translated to MDLPLTPPVAPMLAKPAASIPAGQFYEPKWDGFRSIVFRDGDEVEIGSRKERPMTRYFPEVVEAVRASFPARAVIDGEIVIAGDGGLDFWALQQRIHPAASRVTRLAAETPASFVAFDLLALGDDDLTGLPFERRRALLEEALRDAEPPVHVTPITRDEATAAAWFERFEGAGLDGLIAKRPDLTYQPDKRVMTKIKHVRTADCVLAGYRTHKADPEAIGSLLLGLYVDEAAPASQWQGETGRLASVGVIGAFPMARRRELYAELQPLVVDFSEHPWHWAAELTQGPEGGSRWNPKKDLTFTPLRPERVVEVRYDYLEGARFRHPPQFVRWRPDRDPRTCGYAQLDRPVSFALADVLAGRA
- a CDS encoding lysophospholipid acyltransferase family protein yields the protein MKFASGGRRLEKLAGSNKAGSRAPSAPSKWSTLRAGKDPWGERGVEDQAWLREPRPALIRELAQQALLFPATRAVAMPTIIGAEDLVHAPQPAILAPNHESDIDTPLVLLALPHAWRSRTVVGAASDRFYRKRGYALASGFWINTFPFDRGGGQRRGLAAAAAHLRSGRNVMLFPQGTRGAGPEGYRAGVAELALTAGVPIIPIHIEGTALVMPKGRGLNRRGKTKVTFARPLQPRPGETPDQLTARIQDAIEH
- a CDS encoding lactate racemase domain-containing protein; protein product: MIERTKRRHPAAEREACVVEVHEHSPPTLFHSGEQFRLERLPVGSRIVYPPPPLKGLIDVDAAICAALDSPLGMDPLDALLRPGMKLTIAFDDISLPLPPMKTPDIRGRIIEHVLERAYRAGVEDIHMIAALALHRRMTAAELKRAVGARVFDEFYPDRLYNHDAEDPDGIVSLGETRHGEMVELSKRAAESDLLVYVNINIVSMDGGHKSVAVGLGTYNSVKAHHNVHTMRHSKSFMDPAKSEMHHSTARQGDIVEAAVPIFHIETSLNNDMFDGPLGFLAKPEARWTAREQTTFAGLKRTTDRMNPKLRRALFHKSTAPYAITGVQAGAVGPVHEVTLEHVAAQQAVAVRGQADIVTAGLPYVGPYNVDSILNPILVMCMGLGYFFNLYQGVPLVREGGVMIFTHPVTREFHPVHHPSYVDFYEEVLATTTDPIEIERRFEKSYAEDEWYRHLYRTSHAYHGVHPFYMWYWGAHGLQHLGDVIFVGGDAEACRRLGFRRADTMRDALEMAEQVVGRDPSLTHFHCPPLFYAQVEA
- a CDS encoding zinc-dependent alcohol dehydrogenase, translating into MQAVTYTPSVARYVAQRAKLPGSGSLALSEVRPPRVPGPGWVPVRPKLTGICGSDLALVTGKASLHLATLTSTPFVPGHEIVGEIGAGPRRGERVVVQPALGCTVRGVTPPCTECAQGLPALCRNVIDGNLSAGLQTGFCRETGGGWSEGLVAHESQLHTVPDDLSDEDAVLVEPLACALHAARQADVQPGETICIIGAGTIGLLTLAAVREAAPSATIIVVAKHAGQQTAARRFGADDVLTPENLYIDAARITHSRRLVGHLNRELLLGGFDRVLDCVGTGTSIEQAITITRPRGRVVLVGMPGELKVDLAAAWLRELELRGAYGYEHDFPAALNFARTLKPGRLIDRGWPLRSFQKALETAPKSARAGRVKTVFEIAA
- a CDS encoding SDR family oxidoreductase, which encodes MLALPDEDVFPATIRQRLAGQTILLTGASGFLGKAVLGQILRELPETDVTLLLRGDAAKRLSEEILTSGPCEGLDGSRVKAISGDLGREGLDVGAGIDVVIHCAASVSFEQPLDEALELNSKGPARLLESVRAAGSDPYFIHVSTAYAAGMRTGLVLEKPSGTAPTEPWLDLNAELDAAKAWRRDIEAESRLPVHQHRFVAEAHRAIGPAGGPAVGTRAEILRYEWVRDQLTERGRERARALGWSDTYGLSKALGERTLITANPRNLTIVRPAIVESALHTPYPGWMESLKVADPIMLGYGAGIIPGRFGANRSIRIDIIPVDFVANACLAAAAHPPETPRVFNVSTGMRNPFTIGDLAEMTTRYFRDFPIPDEDGLPVSVPDWKFSSGREILTTLDRATKVLERGRTLVDKLPIPRSNDVELKLHKNQRKLDRLKRLNEIYKPYGELDCVFDDRNARALLESLHPDDQERFGFDVDEIDWDHYLGEVHLPALRKIAVPAPPGPKKTRSAGRRPAPEGPPALALFDVEGVVLDSTVAHFYAWLRTRDMPELDKLVWTAGVATKVPSWIIEDRRSRTAFNRNFYKLYKDLPARELKRQAEDALPDFIQPRIQNEAVRRIREHKRRGDRVILITSALDFLVDPLKHLADEVHAAKLVERVGRFTGELEEPPLTADGRASLAARLAADHGVELSDCHAYGDSLADLPLLELVGHPHAINPDFRLSREARRRRWPIETWGTEKAAI
- a CDS encoding TetR/AcrR family transcriptional regulator → MPSQARILEAARGEFALHGYAARLQDIAERAGLTHPTLLYHFKSKERLYAAVIEQAMLDWADMTSQVVAVAPVGFDRVAALVRAGMEFFATHADFVVIWRREAIEGGGRLEGAMAEHMRPFLDRAIAFLEREMAAGRLREHDPSELMQIVYGAVSTYFSDAGFRARLFGGDPTSAEARERFGDALTAMLRDALAPR